In one window of Coralliovum pocilloporae DNA:
- a CDS encoding methyl-accepting chemotaxis protein, which yields MQNIRLQITALALLPMVAVLFFSGLSVYEKVVEYGHYEHMRPLTRIAEDSGNAVHVMQKERGLSVSYIKSGYDAGILQKLQAHRKVADKEIAIFREHVSSLSLDNEVIMADLNSILKSLSNIAGYRSSVDSKSFSVKDVVKNYTGTIEKFIHIIAITTEESPSHAIGSELLPYLTVVEAMESGGLERANGAALLNEYALTGQVNFDIYRNYMSFYGGELAFLKELQVVMTPVQKDMYKKVKQEPAFTRAIETREKLLNLPKDQSIGSLTGQEWFAMATERLNLLKAFSDDLIHRAEAAADADTARLSNEIQLLTILAVVTLIGSGIFVFVQMRWITKALGTQKDGIEKLARGELDIEIYGTERKDDIGAIARAALIFRDNAIARRSLEENVQRERDLDQLRQKRMSSLIANFRSEVSTIQDSLEAETGLMTETSEGLVRLADEASSAADTAYGASGEASENVQTVATAATDLTEAIREISNQSARATQITNDATTTAAKTNEDVLKLAETADKIGAVVEMIRAIAEQTNLLALNATIEAARAGEAGKGFAVVAAEVKELSTQTAKATDEIADQIGDIQASTQSTVAAIQDIGKHIDNVTEVTNAIAAAVEEQSATTAEISSSIGRAADGSTEASQNVSVVSNAIGSTRDQSANVGHAATQLMSVTSSFTESVNQFLEEVVRDVEDRRENTREFAHQPVRVIANGHSTDANMSDISEAGMKLTGISSLKAGQSVSIETKNMLYDVTIVWAKDDAAGAQITRSQEQAPESEAA from the coding sequence ATGCAGAATATTCGCCTACAGATTACCGCATTGGCACTGTTGCCGATGGTTGCTGTCCTCTTCTTCTCCGGCCTGTCTGTTTATGAGAAGGTCGTTGAGTATGGTCACTATGAACATATGCGCCCTCTGACGCGGATTGCCGAGGATTCCGGCAATGCTGTTCATGTGATGCAAAAGGAACGCGGCCTCAGCGTCAGCTATATCAAATCTGGCTATGATGCCGGTATTCTGCAGAAGCTACAGGCCCACCGTAAAGTCGCAGACAAAGAGATCGCAATTTTCAGAGAGCATGTCTCATCCCTGTCTCTGGACAATGAGGTCATCATGGCTGACCTCAACAGCATCCTGAAATCCCTCAGCAATATTGCTGGCTACAGAAGTTCCGTCGACAGCAAAAGCTTCTCTGTAAAGGATGTGGTGAAAAACTATACTGGCACGATCGAGAAGTTCATCCACATCATCGCAATCACCACAGAGGAGAGCCCGTCCCACGCAATAGGGTCCGAACTTCTGCCATATCTCACAGTGGTGGAAGCCATGGAGTCCGGCGGGCTTGAACGCGCCAATGGTGCCGCTCTGCTGAATGAGTACGCTCTGACCGGACAGGTCAATTTCGATATCTATCGGAACTATATGTCATTCTATGGCGGCGAACTGGCCTTCCTGAAAGAGCTCCAGGTCGTTATGACCCCGGTACAGAAAGACATGTACAAAAAGGTCAAGCAGGAACCAGCCTTTACACGTGCCATTGAAACACGCGAGAAGCTTCTCAACCTGCCGAAGGATCAGTCTATTGGTTCTCTTACCGGGCAGGAATGGTTTGCAATGGCCACAGAACGCCTGAACCTGCTGAAAGCATTCTCTGATGATCTGATTCATCGGGCCGAAGCAGCAGCAGATGCAGACACGGCTCGCCTGAGCAATGAAATTCAGCTGCTGACCATTCTGGCTGTTGTGACGCTGATTGGCTCAGGGATTTTCGTTTTCGTTCAGATGCGCTGGATCACAAAAGCCCTTGGCACCCAGAAGGATGGCATCGAAAAACTTGCCCGGGGTGAGCTCGACATCGAAATCTACGGCACTGAGAGAAAAGATGATATCGGCGCTATTGCAAGAGCCGCCCTCATTTTCAGAGACAATGCCATCGCCCGCCGGTCCCTGGAAGAGAACGTGCAGCGCGAACGGGATCTGGACCAGCTGCGTCAGAAACGCATGAGCAGTCTCATTGCTAACTTCCGCTCGGAAGTCTCAACAATACAGGACAGTCTGGAGGCTGAAACCGGCCTGATGACCGAAACATCAGAAGGCCTGGTTCGCCTGGCTGATGAAGCCTCTTCAGCAGCTGATACAGCCTATGGCGCATCAGGCGAAGCCTCCGAGAATGTCCAGACTGTTGCCACAGCCGCCACAGATCTGACAGAAGCAATCCGCGAGATCAGCAACCAGTCGGCCCGGGCGACACAGATCACCAACGACGCCACGACAACAGCAGCCAAGACGAATGAAGATGTTCTGAAGCTGGCTGAGACAGCAGACAAGATTGGTGCTGTTGTTGAAATGATCCGGGCGATTGCCGAGCAGACCAATCTGCTGGCCCTGAATGCCACAATCGAAGCCGCCCGTGCTGGTGAGGCTGGCAAGGGGTTCGCTGTTGTCGCCGCAGAGGTAAAGGAACTCTCCACCCAGACGGCAAAGGCAACCGATGAAATCGCCGATCAGATCGGTGATATTCAGGCCTCCACCCAGTCAACCGTCGCCGCCATTCAGGACATCGGAAAACATATCGACAATGTGACGGAAGTTACCAATGCCATCGCAGCCGCGGTTGAGGAACAATCGGCAACAACAGCTGAAATCTCCTCCAGTATCGGACGTGCTGCAGACGGCAGCACAGAAGCCTCGCAGAATGTCAGTGTTGTCTCAAACGCCATCGGCAGCACACGGGATCAGTCCGCCAATGTGGGGCACGCGGCAACCCAATTGATGTCCGTCACATCAAGCTTCACGGAATCAGTCAATCAGTTCCTTGAAGAAGTTGTCCGGGACGTGGAAGACCGTCGCGAAAACACCCGCGAATTCGCTCACCAGCCTGTGCGCGTCATTGCCAATGGCCACAGTACAGATGCCAATATGAGTGATATCAGCGAAGCGGGCATGAAACTCACAGGCATTTCCAGCCTGAAGGCCGGGCAGTCCGTCTCCATTGAGACTAAAAACATGCTGTATGACGTTACGATTGTCTGGGCAAAGGATGATGCGGCTGGGGCTCAGATTACCAGGAGCCAGGAACAGGCACCTGAATCTGAAGCCGCATAG
- the pyc gene encoding pyruvate carboxylase, translating to MPIRKILVANRSEIAIRVFRAANELDIATVAVFAEEDKLALHRFKADEAYQIGRGMGPIEAYLSIPEIIRVARESGADAIHPGYGLLSESPEFVDACAEAGLVFIGPSGDTMRALGNKVSARNLAISVGVPVMPATDPLPDDIDAVKTLAADIGYPVMLKASWGGGGRGMRAIHDEETLLREVTEAKREAKAAFGKDEVYLEKLVERARHVEAQILGDTHGNIVHLFERDCSIQRRNQKVVERAPAPYLDGAQRSELCDYAKKIAEAVDYVGAGTVEFLMDADTGKFYFIEVNPRIQVEHTVTEQVTGIDIVKAQIHILDGAAIGTAESGVPAQDDIRLNGHALQCRITTEDPQQNFIPDYGRITAYRGATGFGIRLDGGTAYSGAVITRFYDPLLEKVTAWAPTAEEAAHRMDRALREFRIRGVATNLTFLENIIDHPKFRDCSYTTRFIDTTPELFESVKRQDRATKLLTYIADVSVNGHPETKSRPKPDPQAALPVVPVFDGEPRAGTKQLLDGDGPDAVAQWMRKEKRALITDTTMRDAHQSLLATRMRSHDIITIADAYARGLPDLFSLECWGGATFDVAMRFLTEDPWERLAEVRERVPNILLQMLLRGSNGVGYINYPDNVVKYFVRQAARNGMDLFRVFDCLNWVENMRISIDAICEENKLCEGAICYTGDLLDPNRSKYDLKYYVDLAQELDRAGAHIIGVKDMAGLMKPGAARVLMKALREATDKPIHFHTHDTSGISAATVLAAIDAGADAVDTAMDSFSGLTSQPCLGSIAEALRGGSHDTGLDSGTIRQISFYWEAVRNQYRAFESDLRAGASEVYLHEMPGGQFTNLKEQARSLGLESRWHEVAQTYADVNQMFGDIVKVTPSSKVVGDMALMMVSSDLTVADVEDPNKDVAFPESVVTLFRGDLGQPPSGWPKKLQAKILKGAEAHTVRPGSLLDEADLEAERDVARNAIGRDVDDRQLASYLMYPKVFTEFAKTENTYGPTSVLPTPVYFYGLKAGDEILVDLEKGKTLVIRCLGRGEPDHEGQVKVFFELNGQPRIIKVPDRAHGASDALVRRKAEDGNGDHVAAPMPGVISTLAVKSGQEIAAGDVLVSIEAMKMETAIHAERGGVIAEVLVKAGDQIDAKDLLVVFEPTEG from the coding sequence TTGCCTATCAGAAAGATCCTTGTCGCCAACCGCTCCGAAATCGCTATTCGCGTTTTCAGAGCAGCCAATGAGCTGGATATTGCAACTGTCGCCGTGTTTGCCGAGGAGGACAAGCTGGCGCTGCACCGGTTCAAAGCCGATGAGGCCTATCAGATTGGCAGGGGAATGGGGCCGATCGAGGCTTATCTTTCTATTCCTGAAATTATTCGGGTTGCCCGGGAGTCAGGTGCGGATGCTATCCATCCAGGATATGGTCTTCTGTCTGAAAGCCCGGAATTTGTTGATGCCTGTGCTGAAGCCGGTCTGGTCTTCATTGGTCCGTCAGGCGATACCATGCGGGCGCTGGGGAACAAGGTTTCAGCCCGCAATCTTGCTATCTCCGTTGGTGTGCCTGTGATGCCGGCGACCGATCCGCTGCCGGATGATATAGATGCGGTCAAGACCCTCGCGGCGGATATTGGCTATCCGGTTATGCTGAAAGCCTCATGGGGTGGCGGCGGTCGCGGAATGCGGGCCATCCATGATGAAGAAACCCTTTTGCGGGAAGTCACCGAGGCCAAGCGTGAAGCCAAGGCTGCCTTTGGCAAGGATGAGGTTTATCTGGAAAAACTGGTGGAACGAGCCCGCCATGTTGAAGCGCAGATTCTTGGTGATACTCACGGCAATATCGTCCACCTGTTCGAGCGTGATTGTTCCATTCAGCGCCGAAACCAGAAAGTGGTGGAACGTGCACCTGCGCCATATCTGGATGGTGCCCAGCGGTCCGAGCTTTGTGATTATGCCAAGAAGATTGCAGAAGCCGTTGACTATGTGGGAGCTGGTACCGTCGAGTTCCTGATGGACGCGGATACCGGCAAATTCTACTTCATTGAGGTGAACCCGCGTATCCAGGTGGAGCATACGGTCACCGAACAGGTGACCGGGATTGATATCGTCAAGGCCCAGATCCACATTCTGGATGGCGCTGCAATCGGGACTGCGGAATCAGGTGTTCCCGCACAGGATGACATCCGCCTCAATGGGCATGCTTTGCAGTGCCGGATCACAACAGAAGATCCGCAGCAGAACTTTATTCCCGACTATGGCCGCATCACGGCCTATCGCGGCGCCACCGGTTTCGGTATCCGCCTGGATGGAGGAACGGCCTATTCTGGAGCGGTCATCACCCGCTTCTATGATCCGCTGCTGGAAAAGGTGACAGCCTGGGCACCGACAGCAGAAGAAGCAGCCCACCGGATGGACCGTGCCTTGCGCGAGTTTCGGATCCGCGGCGTTGCGACCAACCTGACGTTTCTCGAGAACATTATTGATCACCCGAAGTTCCGGGACTGCAGCTATACAACGCGGTTTATCGATACCACGCCGGAGTTGTTTGAATCCGTCAAGCGTCAGGATCGTGCGACCAAGCTGCTGACCTATATTGCGGATGTTTCCGTCAACGGACATCCGGAGACGAAAAGCCGTCCGAAGCCGGACCCGCAGGCTGCCCTGCCTGTTGTGCCGGTTTTTGACGGAGAACCGAGAGCGGGGACCAAGCAACTTCTCGATGGCGATGGGCCGGATGCAGTTGCGCAGTGGATGCGCAAGGAAAAGCGGGCTCTGATCACCGATACGACCATGCGGGATGCGCACCAGTCCCTGCTGGCGACGCGCATGCGCAGTCATGACATCATCACTATCGCTGATGCCTATGCTCGCGGGTTGCCGGATCTGTTCTCACTGGAATGCTGGGGCGGTGCGACTTTCGACGTGGCTATGCGTTTCCTGACGGAAGACCCCTGGGAGCGGCTGGCGGAAGTGCGTGAGCGCGTTCCGAACATCCTGCTGCAGATGCTGTTGCGTGGTTCCAATGGCGTTGGCTACATCAACTATCCGGACAATGTGGTGAAGTATTTTGTCCGGCAGGCTGCGCGTAACGGTATGGATCTGTTCCGCGTGTTTGACTGCCTGAACTGGGTGGAAAACATGCGCATCTCCATTGATGCGATCTGTGAAGAGAACAAGCTCTGTGAAGGGGCGATCTGTTATACCGGCGATCTGCTTGATCCGAACCGGTCAAAATATGATCTGAAATATTATGTTGACCTGGCTCAGGAACTGGACCGGGCCGGAGCGCATATTATCGGCGTCAAGGATATGGCCGGTCTGATGAAACCGGGTGCTGCCCGTGTTCTGATGAAGGCTCTGAGAGAAGCAACGGACAAGCCGATCCACTTCCATACCCATGACACATCCGGCATTTCGGCTGCGACGGTTCTTGCTGCGATTGATGCAGGTGCAGATGCTGTGGACACGGCGATGGATTCCTTCTCCGGTCTTACCTCTCAGCCTTGTCTTGGTTCTATCGCGGAGGCTCTTCGCGGCGGGTCTCATGATACGGGGCTTGATTCCGGCACCATTCGCCAGATCTCGTTCTACTGGGAAGCGGTGCGTAATCAGTATCGGGCCTTTGAAAGCGATCTCCGTGCTGGCGCATCAGAAGTCTATCTGCATGAAATGCCGGGCGGTCAGTTCACCAATCTGAAAGAGCAGGCCCGGTCTCTCGGGCTGGAAAGCCGTTGGCACGAGGTGGCCCAGACCTATGCTGATGTGAACCAGATGTTCGGAGACATCGTCAAGGTGACGCCATCCTCAAAAGTGGTCGGCGACATGGCCCTGATGATGGTGTCGTCCGATCTGACGGTTGCTGATGTGGAAGACCCGAACAAGGATGTGGCTTTCCCTGAATCCGTGGTGACATTGTTCCGTGGTGATCTGGGACAGCCGCCGTCCGGATGGCCGAAAAAACTTCAGGCCAAGATCCTGAAGGGCGCTGAAGCACATACGGTGCGGCCTGGCTCTCTGCTGGATGAAGCCGATCTGGAAGCAGAGCGGGATGTGGCCAGAAATGCCATTGGCCGTGATGTTGATGACCGTCAGCTCGCGTCCTACCTGATGTATCCCAAGGTCTTCACCGAGTTTGCGAAAACCGAAAATACCTATGGCCCGACCTCCGTTCTGCCGACCCCGGTCTATTTCTATGGTCTGAAGGCCGGTGATGAGATTCTGGTGGATCTGGAGAAAGGCAAGACACTGGTAATCCGATGCCTTGGGCGCGGTGAACCGGATCATGAGGGGCAGGTCAAGGTCTTCTTCGAGCTGAATGGCCAGCCGCGTATCATCAAGGTGCCGGATCGGGCTCATGGTGCAAGCGATGCCCTTGTTCGGCGCAAGGCTGAGGACGGAAATGGAGACCATGTGGCGGCACCGATGCCTGGTGTCATCTCCACGCTGGCTGTTAAGTCCGGGCAGGAGATCGCTGCAGGTGACGTGCTTGTCTCGATTGAGGCGATGAAGATGGAAACCGCTATTCACGCTGAACGTGGCGGTGTGATCGCTGAGGTGCTGGTGAAGGCCGGTGATCAGATTGATGCCAAGGATCTGCTGGTGGTTTTTGAGCCAACAGAAGGCTGA
- a CDS encoding cupin domain-containing protein — protein MPNRSSDIVGAELVVPCSDLGKTLGFFTKTLGFRLDMIFPADDPRIAVISGHGTCLRLERDGTGPTGTLRLLVSDPDNFAEGQTVLHAPNGMRIELVDANPPLIMPETRHGFHVRHIKDSAPWVIGRAGMHYRDLVPDRLGGSLIASHIRIPDGGPVPDMVHYHTVGFQVIYCYRGWVRLVYEDQGEPFILKAGDCVLQPPEIRHRVLEASDELQVVELGCPAEHITTIDHDMELPTGRLDPEKDFSGQIFCRHQAETAEWAPWRIPGFETRDTGIGRATRGTASVQVIRPSAGVAESPVTSHNTDILFAFILEGQMTLRGEGQTPQTLEPGDAFVIPPDTKTRLCACSDDLQFLEASLPANFETSLYEEQEL, from the coding sequence ATGCCGAACAGATCATCAGATATTGTCGGAGCGGAGCTGGTTGTCCCTTGCTCCGATCTCGGCAAGACACTCGGATTTTTCACCAAAACGCTCGGGTTCCGGCTGGATATGATTTTCCCGGCCGATGATCCTCGCATCGCGGTCATTTCAGGCCACGGAACATGCCTGAGGCTGGAACGTGACGGAACAGGGCCCACCGGAACACTGCGACTTCTGGTCAGCGATCCGGATAATTTTGCAGAAGGCCAGACAGTCCTTCATGCGCCCAACGGCATGCGGATCGAGCTAGTTGACGCCAACCCACCCCTGATCATGCCCGAGACCCGCCATGGATTTCACGTCCGACATATCAAGGACAGCGCGCCCTGGGTCATCGGGCGTGCTGGCATGCATTATCGCGACCTGGTGCCCGACAGACTGGGCGGAAGCCTGATTGCATCCCATATCCGCATTCCGGATGGCGGCCCTGTACCGGACATGGTGCATTATCACACCGTCGGGTTTCAGGTGATCTACTGCTATCGGGGATGGGTCCGGCTGGTCTATGAGGATCAGGGCGAGCCTTTCATTCTGAAGGCGGGAGACTGTGTGCTGCAGCCACCGGAAATCCGTCACCGAGTGCTGGAAGCCTCTGACGAGCTGCAGGTTGTCGAACTTGGCTGCCCGGCGGAACACATCACGACGATTGATCATGACATGGAGCTCCCCACCGGACGGCTTGATCCGGAGAAGGATTTCAGCGGCCAGATCTTCTGCCGACATCAGGCTGAAACTGCTGAATGGGCTCCCTGGCGGATACCCGGCTTTGAAACGCGGGACACAGGCATAGGTCGGGCAACCAGAGGCACGGCCTCCGTTCAGGTCATCCGCCCCAGCGCTGGTGTTGCGGAAAGCCCGGTCACGAGCCACAACACGGATATCCTGTTTGCCTTCATACTCGAAGGTCAGATGACCTTGAGAGGAGAAGGACAGACACCTCAGACCCTTGAGCCAGGTGATGCTTTCGTGATTCCACCCGACACCAAAACCCGACTTTGCGCCTGTTCAGATGATCTGCAGTTTCTCGAAGCCAGTCTTCCCGCCAATTTTGAGACCAGCCTTTATGAGGAGCAGGAGCTCTAA
- the choW gene encoding choline ABC transporter permease subunit, which yields MEWLTETKIPIGKWAKWGVDWLTENAAWLFDAIALILEQMIDAVLYILQAPHPLAVVAVAAGLAYYVKRTLWFPVFVGAGLLLIINQGYWKETTETLSLVLSATFVCMLIGVPLGVMSAHRPWLYNALRPVLDLMQTVPTFVYLIPALILFGLGMVPGLIATVIFAVPAPIRLTYLGVSSTPTQLIEAGEAFGATKSQLLWKVELPYALPQIMAGLTQTIMLSLSMVVIAALVGAPGLGVPTLRALNQVNIAKGFEVGFAIVLIAIMLDRFFNSNDKTGGR from the coding sequence ATGGAATGGCTGACTGAGACCAAGATCCCGATTGGGAAATGGGCGAAATGGGGCGTTGACTGGCTGACGGAGAACGCAGCCTGGCTGTTTGATGCAATTGCGCTCATTCTGGAACAAATGATTGATGCGGTTCTGTACATTCTTCAGGCCCCGCATCCTCTGGCGGTTGTCGCAGTGGCTGCCGGTCTTGCCTATTACGTGAAGCGGACCTTGTGGTTTCCCGTCTTTGTTGGTGCGGGTCTGTTGCTGATTATCAATCAGGGATACTGGAAAGAGACAACTGAGACCCTGTCTCTGGTCCTGTCGGCCACGTTTGTCTGTATGCTGATCGGTGTGCCGCTCGGGGTCATGTCTGCCCATCGGCCCTGGCTCTACAACGCCTTGCGGCCGGTTCTTGATCTGATGCAGACAGTGCCGACCTTTGTTTACCTGATCCCGGCGCTGATTCTGTTCGGCCTCGGTATGGTTCCGGGTCTGATTGCGACTGTCATCTTTGCGGTTCCCGCGCCCATTCGCCTGACCTATCTCGGTGTCAGCTCGACGCCGACGCAGTTGATTGAAGCGGGTGAAGCTTTTGGGGCCACCAAAAGTCAGTTGCTCTGGAAGGTCGAGCTGCCATATGCACTGCCACAGATCATGGCAGGCCTGACCCAGACCATCATGCTGTCCCTGTCCATGGTCGTGATCGCTGCACTTGTCGGTGCTCCCGGGCTTGGTGTGCCCACCTTGCGGGCGCTCAATCAGGTGAATATCGCCAAGGGCTTTGAGGTCGGCTTTGCGATTGTTCTGATCGCGATCATGCTGGACCGGTTCTTTAACAGCAATGACAAGACGGGAGGACGCTGA
- a CDS encoding choline ABC transporter substrate-binding protein, translating to MTFKSLLAGVALVAMTATGAAAAEPESCKTVRFSDVGWTDITATTAVASTLLEGLGYTADVKVLSVPVTYTSLKNKDIDVFLGNWMPTMEADIKPYREDGSVETLTLNLEGAKYTLAVPKYTYDAGLKSFKDIAKFKDKLDGKIYGIEPGNDGNRLILDMIAADTFGLKGFDVVESSEQGMLAQVARATKRDEHVVFLGWAPHPMNANFELEYLNDGDDIFGPNFGGANVFTNVRQGYADECSNVGQLLKNLKFSLKLENEIMGAILNDGEDAGDAAKAWIKKNPGELDAWLAGVKTQDGKEGLAAVKGSLGL from the coding sequence ATGACATTCAAATCTCTTCTCGCCGGTGTTGCCCTTGTTGCGATGACTGCAACAGGCGCTGCCGCTGCAGAGCCTGAGTCCTGCAAGACAGTTCGGTTCTCTGATGTAGGCTGGACGGATATCACAGCGACAACGGCTGTTGCCTCGACGCTGCTTGAAGGCCTTGGCTATACTGCTGATGTGAAAGTCCTGTCCGTACCGGTGACCTACACGTCTCTTAAGAACAAGGATATTGACGTTTTCCTCGGCAACTGGATGCCGACCATGGAAGCGGATATCAAACCTTATCGTGAAGACGGTTCCGTTGAGACCCTGACGCTTAATCTTGAAGGCGCGAAATATACTCTGGCTGTGCCGAAATACACCTATGATGCCGGTCTCAAGAGCTTCAAGGATATTGCCAAGTTCAAGGATAAGCTCGACGGCAAGATCTATGGTATCGAGCCGGGCAATGACGGCAACCGCCTGATCCTCGACATGATCGCCGCTGATACGTTCGGCCTGAAGGGTTTTGATGTGGTTGAATCATCCGAGCAGGGCATGCTGGCGCAGGTGGCCCGTGCGACCAAGCGTGATGAGCATGTGGTTTTCCTCGGCTGGGCACCGCATCCGATGAATGCCAATTTCGAGCTCGAATACCTGAACGATGGTGATGACATCTTCGGCCCGAATTTCGGTGGTGCGAATGTCTTCACCAATGTGCGCCAGGGCTATGCGGATGAGTGTTCGAATGTTGGACAGCTTCTGAAAAACCTGAAATTCAGCCTCAAGCTCGAAAACGAGATCATGGGCGCTATCCTGAATGATGGTGAAGACGCAGGCGATGCTGCGAAAGCCTGGATCAAGAAGAATCCGGGTGAGCTGGATGCATGGCTGGCTGGTGTCAAGACCCAGGACGGCAAAGAAGGTCTTGCTGCTGTCAAGGGCTCCCTGGGTCTTTAA
- a CDS encoding alkaline phosphatase family protein, whose amino-acid sequence MPGHVILVIMDGIGYETAIRECGFLEGAVELGWAKRWKMRAALPTISAPLYETLHTGLSPLEHGVVGNEALRPSIKPNVFHSLHDQGFRTAAVAHSYFFTLYNRRFYDPISDIEVEDESLPIQYARFYSMEGYGKTNPCSPAEIDMCAQVTMLVKKHQPNYLLYHTCAGDTLGHIYTSDSAEYRKQAWHIDNALSRTLPLWLEAGYEVLVTADHGMNTDGHHGGTGSLERDVPFYYFGQGNTQPEGDVLDQLGVAPTILSRVGAEIPETMKADLLIN is encoded by the coding sequence ATGCCAGGACACGTCATCCTCGTCATCATGGACGGGATCGGATACGAAACCGCCATTCGTGAATGTGGCTTTCTTGAAGGCGCGGTAGAACTGGGCTGGGCCAAACGCTGGAAGATGCGGGCAGCGCTCCCGACAATTTCAGCGCCCCTTTATGAGACATTGCACACCGGGCTATCCCCGCTTGAACATGGTGTTGTTGGCAACGAAGCCCTGAGACCCAGCATCAAGCCAAATGTGTTCCACAGCCTGCATGATCAGGGTTTCAGAACGGCAGCTGTGGCGCATTCCTATTTCTTTACGCTCTACAACAGGCGCTTCTACGACCCGATTTCAGATATCGAGGTGGAAGACGAGAGCCTGCCTATCCAGTATGCCCGCTTCTATTCCATGGAAGGGTACGGCAAAACCAACCCGTGCTCTCCGGCCGAAATCGACATGTGCGCTCAGGTGACCATGCTGGTCAAAAAGCACCAGCCCAACTATCTGCTCTATCACACATGTGCAGGCGATACGCTCGGACATATCTACACATCCGATTCAGCCGAGTACCGGAAACAGGCCTGGCATATCGACAATGCCCTGTCCCGCACCCTGCCACTCTGGCTGGAAGCAGGATACGAGGTCCTTGTTACAGCCGACCATGGCATGAACACAGATGGCCATCACGGCGGCACCGGTTCGCTTGAGCGTGACGTGCCCTTCTACTATTTCGGCCAGGGTAATACTCAGCCAGAGGGCGACGTGCTCGATCAGCTCGGCGTCGCACCAACGATCCTTTCGCGGGTTGGCGCAGAAATTCCTGAGACTATGAAAGCAGACCTGCTCATAAACTAG
- the choV gene encoding choline ABC transporter ATP-binding protein, translating into MAKPVVQFKDVDIVFGDHPKDALPLMDQGLSREEIQEQTGQILGVHRCSLDVHEGEIVVLMGLSGSGKSTLLRAVNGLNRIVRGEVLVDSGNGMINPSACTSDQLRQLRLSRIGMVFQQFGLLPWRTVEQNVGLGLELAGLSAAKRRDQVMEQLKLVHLDQWANKYVHELSGGMQQRVGLARAFATNAPILLMDEPFSALDPLIRNRLQDELLEFQQKLKRTIVFVSHDLDEALKIGSKIAIMEGGRIVQFGTPQDIVLNPVNEYVSDFVAHMNPLNVLRASELTSPISPASAGVDGIRIDAAGRLVVAADNRILLDGADASLWNLNDGIGDDVDGQGRVACGTAQTPVTDLMKARLATGLPVLIRDGDVITGKVDDADVYGGLLRN; encoded by the coding sequence ATGGCTAAACCTGTCGTTCAGTTCAAGGATGTGGATATTGTTTTTGGCGACCATCCCAAAGATGCTCTGCCTTTGATGGATCAGGGCCTCTCGCGGGAGGAAATCCAGGAACAAACGGGCCAGATCCTCGGTGTGCATCGCTGTTCGCTTGATGTGCATGAAGGTGAGATTGTTGTTCTGATGGGGCTGTCGGGGTCCGGCAAGTCGACGCTCCTGCGGGCCGTCAACGGCCTCAACAGAATTGTCCGTGGTGAGGTTCTGGTTGACAGCGGCAATGGCATGATCAACCCGTCCGCCTGCACATCAGACCAGTTGCGTCAGTTGCGTCTGTCCCGCATCGGCATGGTGTTTCAGCAGTTCGGGCTACTGCCCTGGCGGACTGTTGAGCAGAATGTGGGTCTCGGTCTGGAGCTTGCCGGGCTGTCTGCGGCCAAGCGTCGTGACCAGGTCATGGAACAGCTCAAGCTGGTGCATCTGGACCAATGGGCAAACAAATATGTTCATGAGTTGTCTGGCGGTATGCAGCAGAGGGTGGGTCTTGCACGGGCGTTTGCCACCAATGCGCCGATCCTGCTGATGGATGAGCCGTTTTCGGCCCTTGATCCGCTTATTCGCAATCGCCTGCAGGATGAGCTGCTTGAATTCCAGCAGAAACTGAAACGGACGATTGTCTTTGTCAGCCATGATCTGGATGAAGCTCTGAAAATCGGCTCGAAGATTGCGATCATGGAAGGAGGGCGGATCGTCCAGTTCGGCACTCCGCAGGATATCGTTCTCAATCCGGTCAATGAATATGTGTCGGATTTCGTCGCTCATATGAATCCGCTCAACGTGCTGAGGGCCAGTGAGCTGACGTCCCCGATTTCTCCTGCCTCAGCTGGTGTGGACGGCATCAGAATTGATGCAGCCGGTCGTCTTGTCGTGGCCGCAGACAATCGGATCCTGCTGGATGGAGCGGATGCCTCTCTGTGGAACCTGAACGATGGAATTGGTGATGATGTTGACGGCCAGGGTCGTGTTGCCTGCGGGACTGCGCAAACGCCTGTCACTGATCTGATGAAGGCACGACTGGCAACCGGTTTGCCGGTCCTGATCCGGGATGGTGATGTGATAACCGGCAAGGTGGATGATGCCGATGTGTATGGTGGTCTGCTGAGAAACTGA